Below is a genomic region from Lysobacter terrestris.
GAACACCCGCGGCGCCAACCTCGCCGGCTGGACCCGCGACGGCTGCCTGCTGGTCAGCACGCGTTTCGCCGAAACCGCGCAGGCGCACCGCGTGTGCCAGCCGATGGGCGTGCGCGAACAGCTCACCTTCTATCCCGAGCCGCTGGGCGGCATCACCGTCGCGCCGTCGACCTCGAAACTGGACGGCTTCGCGTTCGGCAAGGACAAGGGCGGCGACGAGTTCTCGCAGCTGCACTGGTTCGACCTCAAGACCCGCAACGTGTCCCTGCTCACCGACGGCAAGCGCACGCAGAACGGCGGCGCGCTGTTCTCGCGCGATGGCGCGCGCATGGCCTACAGCAGCACGGCGCGCAACGGCACCGACACCGACATCTGGGTGCGCGACGTCGCGACGGGTACCGCGAAACCGCTGCTCACCACCGGCGGCAGCTGGAGCGCGCAGGACTTCTCGCCCGACGGCAAGCGCCTGCTGGTGACGAAGTACGTCTCGGCGTCCGAGTCGTACCCGGGCGTGGTCGACGTCGACACCGGCAAGCTGGAGCTGTTCCCCGTCGATGGCGGCAAGGCAGCGTTCGGCGGCTTCGCCTTCGCGCCCGACGGCCGCGCGGTCTACTTCGTCTCCGACGAACCGTTGCCGGGCCAGGCGCAGGAATTCCAGACCCTGCGCTACCACGATCCGGCCAGCGGCAAGTTCGACGTCCTCACCCGCGACATCCCGTGGGACGTCGACGGCTTCACCCTCGCCGACAACGGCAAGCACCTTGCCTACGTCACCAACGAGGACGGCATCAGCAAGCTGCACGTGCTGGCGCTGCCCTCGCACCAGGAAGTGAGGCTGCCGGCGCTGCCGATCGGCGTGATCGGCGGTTTCAGCTTCTCGCCGGACGGCCAGCGTCTGGCCCTGACGCTCAACAGCGCGACCTCGCCCAGCGACGTGTACGTGGTCGATCTCGCGAATGCGTCGCTCGCGCGCTGGACGCAGAGCGAAGTCGGCGGCCTCGACGCGGCGAAGTTCGTCGCGCCGACGCTGGTCCGTTATCCGACCTTCGACCAGGTCGACGGCAAGCCACGCACGATTCCCGCGTTCTTCTACAAGCCCGCCAACGTGCCGGCCGGCAAGAAACTGCCGGTGGTGATCAACATCCACGGCGGCCCGGAAGGCCAGTCGCAACCGACCTTCAACCCGACCGCGCAGTTCCTTGCCAACGAACTCGGCGTCGCGATGCTGGTGCCGAACGTGCGCGGCTCCTCCGGCTACGGCAAGACCTACCTGTCGCTCGACAACGCAGCCAAGCGCGAGGACTCGGTCAAGGACATCGGCGCCCTGCTCGACTGGATCGCCAAGCAGCCCGAGCTCGACGCCTCGCGCGTCGCCGTGCAGGGCGGCAGCTACGGCGGCTACATGGTGCTGGCTTCGCTGATGCACTACAGCGATCGCATCCGCGCCGGCGTCGACGTCGTCGGCATCTCCGACTTCACCACCTTCCTCACCAACACCGAAAGCTACCGCCGCGACCTGCGCCGTGCCGAATACGGCGACGAACGCACCGAGGAAATGAAGCAGGTGTTCGCGCAGATCTCACCGGCGCGGCACCCGCAGCGGATCAAGTCGCGGCTGTTCGTGGCCCAGGGCAAGAACGATCCGCGCGTGCCCTACACCGAGGCCGAGCAGATCGTGAAGGCGGTGCGCGGCAACGGCCAGCCGGTGTGGTACCTGCTGTTCAACGACGAAGGCCACGGCTTCAAGAAGAAGGCCAACGCCGACTACTACGGCGCGGCGACGATCCTGTTCTGGCAGCAGCACCTGCTGGGTGGCGGCGCGAAGTAAGCGCCTGCCACGCCGCGATCGTCCGGACGGCCCGCAGCGATGCGGGCCGTCTGCGTTACGGCAGCCGCCGGGCGCGGATTTGCCGCAGCCGTCACGGAGCCGCTAGATTCGCGGCGGAGGAGGTGGACCATGCATACGGTTTACGTGATCGCGGGCGGCCTGCTGTTGCTGGGGATCTTCGTGCTGTTCGCACGGGCGCTGCGCGACGTGCCGGCGGCGAGGCGGCGCCAGCTGCTGCTGGCCTTCTTCCCGGTGTGGCTGGCGTGCGCGGCCTTCAACCTGTGGGTGGGCGTGGCGCGCGCGGGGTATCCGCTGGCCGACGAGTTGCCGATCTTCGCGGTGGTGTTCGCCGTGCCGGCCGCGGTGGCGTACTGGTGCTGGCTCCGGCAGGCGCGGGGCGGTGACTGACATGGCGACGCCGTTGCTGCGCGACCGCAGCCACCACGACAGCGGGCGCGTGGGCATGGTCGAGTTGTTCTTCGACCTGGTGTTCGTGTTCGCGGTCACCCAGCTCTCGCACACGCTGCTTGCCGACCTGAGCCCCGCCAACGCGGTGCGCGTCGCGGCGCTGCTGCTCGGGGTGTGGTGGGTGTGGATCTACACCTCGTGGGTCACCAACTGGCTCGATCCCGAGCGCCTGCCCGTGCGCACCGCGATGTTCGTACTGATGGTCGCCGGACTGCTGCTGTCGGCCTCGATTCCCCAGGCCTTCGGCGAACGCGGGCTGGTGTTCGCCGGCGCCTACGCCTTCATGCAGGTCGGGCGCACGCTGTTCTTCCTGTGGGCGGTGCGCGATGCGGAACCCCACCGCGTGCGTAACTTCCAGCGCATCCTGGCCTGGATGGCGCTGGCGGCGGTGTTCTGGATCATCGGCGGCTTCGCGCCGGGCGCGACGCGGCTGGGTTGGTGGAGCGTGGCGCTGCTGGTCGAACTCCTCGGCCCGATCGCCTACTTCTGGGTGCCCGGGCTGGGCCGTTCGCGCATCGCCGACTGGGACGTGCAGGGCTCGCACCTGGCCGAACGCTGCGCGCTGTTCATCATCATCGCGCTGGGCGAGTCGCTGCTGGTCACCGGGGCGACCTTCGCCGCACGCGAGTGGGACCAGGCCGCGCTGCTCGGCTTCGCCAGCGCGGTGATCGGCACCATCCTGATGTGGTGGATCTACTTCGATACCGGCGCGCAGCGCGCCGAGCACCGCATGTCCCACTCCGCCGACCCCGGCAGGCACGCGCGCCGCGCCTACACCTACCTGCACGCGGTGATCGTCGCGGGCATCATCCTGTGCGCGGTGGCCGACGAGATCGTGCTGGTGCATCCGCACCACGGCGACACCGCGGCGATGACCGCGATCCTCGGCGGGCCGGCGTGCTACCTGGCCGGCACGGCGCTGTTCAAGTGGAGCACCAACGACCGCATCATCCCGCCGCTCTCGCACCTGGTCGGCCTGGCGCTGCTCGGCGTGCTGGCGTTCGCGGTGATGCGCCTGCATCTCACGCCGCTGGCGACGGGCATCGCCACCACCCTGGTGCTGCTGGTCGTGGCGGTATGGGAGTCGTTCGCGGTGCGGCGGGTCAGGGTCGCCGGCTAGCCCGCCGGCCAGCGGCTGTCAGCCGGCCAGCGTCGCTTCGCAGCGCGCGAACAGGTCGAGCGCCGTGGTGTATTCCGGCGTGCGCACCTGCATCAGGCCGAGCACCGACGAGAACAGGTTGTCCTGGCTGAGCGCTTCGTCGCTGCGCGCCTTCAGGCAGGCCGTATCGATGCCGCGCGACGCGGCGAAGCGCGGCGACAGCCACACCAGCAGCGGCACGCGGGTCTGCGTTGCCGGCGCGATCGCGTACGGCACCCCGTGCAGGTACAGGCCGTTCTCGCCCAACGACTCGCCGTGGTCGGACAGGTAGATCAGCGCCGTGTCGCGGTCGCCCTGCGCGCCGAGGAAGGCGATGGTGCGGGCGATGAAATCGTCGGTCGACAGCACCGCGTTGTCGTAGGCGTTGACGATCTGCTCGCGGCTGCAGCGGTTCAGGTCGGACACGTCGCAGGTCGGAACGAAGCGGCGCAGCCGCGCCGGATAGCGCGCGTAGTACGCCGGCCCGTGGTTGCCGAGCTGGTGCAGCACCACGACCTGGTCGCCCGGATGGGCGGCGATGCGTTCGGCCAGGCCGTGCAGCATCGCTTCGTCGAGACAGCCGTCCTTGCTGCAGGCGCCGGGCACGTCGCCGTGCTCGAACGATTCGAACGCGAGCCCCTCGCACACGCCCTTGCAACCGGTCTGATTGTCGCGCCACAGGGTCTTGATGCCGGCGTGCTCGAGCACGTGCAGCAGCGATTCGGAATGCTTGATCCGGTCCTTGTCGTAGTTGGCGCGGCCGTACATCGAGAACATGCACGGCAGCGACACTTCGGTGGCCGAGCCGCAGGCGCTGACGTTGCGGAAGTTGGCGGGGCCGTCGGGCTGCTGCGCCAACGCGGCCAGCTGCGGCGTGGTCTGGCGCGCGTAGCCGTTGAGGCCCCAGTTCTGCGCGCGCACGGTTTCGCCGACGACGAGCACGAGCAGGCGCGGCTTCGCATCCGCGGGGCGTCCGACCACCTTCGCGTGCGTGCCGACCGGTTCGCGCGGGCGGTTGCGGTCTTTGTTCGCGTCGTGCGCGACCTGCGCCAGCGACACCAGGTAGTTGCCCGGCGTGACCAGGTAACGCAGTTCACGGTGGTTGCGCATCAGCGCGGAAATGCTCTGGAACGACGCCAGCAACGCCCCCGCCGCGACCACCACCGCCAGCACGATGCAGGCCACGCGCACGACGACGGCGCGCAGCAGCGGTCGGCGCTTCAGTCGCACCCGCCACAGCAGCACCGCCGGCAGCACGCCGTACAGCAGCAGCGACGGCAGTGCCGCGAACGAGATGAGCTCGTGCGACTCCTTGCCGTCGGTATGCAGGATGTTGCGCAGCATGTCCGCGTCGAAGTACACGGTGTACGCCGCCATGAAGTACGCCGCCGCCGCGCTCGCCAGCAGCAGCACGGTCAGCAGCGGCTTCGCGGTCCAGCGGTTGAGCAGCACGCCCAGCAGGACGGTGTGCAGCGCGGTGATGGCGACGAACAGGCTGGCCGCGGTCAGCGCGCCCTTGCCGCCGTCCAGCGCGCCGGTCGCGGCCACCGCACGGAAGAAGGTGCCGTTGCTCGCCAGCGCGAAATACAGCGCGGCGACGATCGCCAGCGCATCGACGCTCAGTTCCGGGCGGTAACGCGCCGCACGGGCGCCCCATGAGGCCAGGCGATCGAGGCGCCCGGCCGCTAGAGAGGTCACGGTACTCACTGGAGGGAGGCCGGTGGCGGGATCGACGTCGAAGGCACGGCAGGCGACTGTAGCCCACCGTCCCGGCGCCAGAACAGGCGCTGCATCAGCACCGCCGAACCCCAGCAGATGGCGATGGCCGCCAGGTCGTGCGAGAGGAAGTGCGCCCCGCGCAGCTGCTGGGAGATGCCGAACAGCAGTCCGGCCGACAGGCCGGCAGCTAGGCCGAGCCAGCGCAGGCGCGGCCGCACCGCCAGCAGGAAGAAGTACAGCGCCAGCCAGGTGTAACCGCCGCCGGCGTGGCCGGCGGGGAAGCAGACGCCGCGGCCCATGCCCGCCGGGCGCGGCTCGAACAGGCCGAAATAGGCGCGCGCGCCGCCGTAGCGGGCCAGGTCCCAGGGGCAGTCGATGTTCGACCACGACTTGATCCAGGCGACCAGCAGCGTCGACAGCGCCGTCGCGACCAGCAGGTACAGCAGGGGCCGGCGCAGGTGCCGCCAGCTGGCGCGCATGCTGGCCACCACGAAGGCTGCCAGCACCACCAGCCACGCCGCGGTGCTCAGGTCGCGCCCGAGCAGGTGGATCAGGGTCTGCGTCACCCAGGCGTGGCGGAGCATCCAGGTGTGTCCTTCCCAGGCGTAGAGCCGGTCGGCGAGCCAGAAATCGCCGTGCAGGAGGGTCCACGCGGTGAACACCATCGCCAGCACCAGCAACGGCAGCTGGCCGTGCAGGCGGTAGAAACCCGGTGCGCGCCACGCCGGCAGGGCTGGCGCCACGGCCGCGTCCGCGGGCGGCGCGGCCGGCACGAAGCCCTTGGCGGAGAGGTCGGAAGCGGGAACGGGCATGCGGCGGTCACGGCGGATTCGAAGCCGCGGCGATGGTCGACGGGGCGGCGTCGGAGAACGGTGGGAGCGGCATTCGCAACGCGTTAAACCCATGTGCCGGCGTTCACGTTTGCGGCGGAAGGTGAACGGGGCAGTGCTATCGTCGCGGCGCTCCGACGACGCTTCGACGCCGCGGACCGCAGGCTCCCCGGCCGGCACGCGATGCCGACCCAAACGAGGACTCGTCGACGCATGCGCGTGCTGGTGGTGGAAGACAACCGGAACCTGGTCGCGAACCTGTTCGAATACTTCGAGGCGCGCGGCTACACGCTCGATGCCGCGCCCGACGGACCCACCGGCCTGCACCTGGCGCTGACCCAGGACTACGACGCGGTCGTGCTCGACTGGATGCTGCCGCGCATGGACGGGCGCGAGGTGCTCGCGCGCCTGCGCGACGCCGGGCGCCAGGTGCCGGTGCTGCTGCTCACCGCGCGCGCCGAGCTCGACGACAAGGTGCACGGCTTCCGCAGCGGCGCCGACGACTACCTCACCAAGCCCTTCGACCTGCCCGAACTCGAAGTGCGGCTGGAAGCGCTGATGGCGCGCGCGGGCGGACGCGGCCGCCGCGTGCTGCAGGTGGCCGACCTGCGCTACGACCTCGCCACCCTCGAGGTGACGCGCGGTGGCCGTTCGCTGCACCTGTACCCGGCCTGCCGCAAGCTGCTGGAACTGCTGATGCAGGCCAGCCCCGCGGCAGTGCCGCGCGAACGCCTCGAACACGGCTTGTGGGGCGACGCGCCGCCGGACGGCGACATGCTGCGATCGCACGTGTACGAGCTGCGGCGCAGCGTCGACGGGCCGTTCCCCACCAAGCTGATCCACACCCTGCCGCGCGTCGGCTACCGCCTGGCCGACACCGGCGCGGCGGACGGCACGGAGGCCGACGAATGAACGCCACCACCCCAAGACGCGTGCGCGGGCGCAGCCTGCGCAGCCGCATCCTGCTCGCCCTGCTCGGCTACGTGGTGCTGCTGTCGCTGGTGGTGATCGCCCAGGGCAACCTGGTGCACGAGCGCGCCGAACGCCTGGTGTGGCGGACGATGCTGAATTCGGAGCTCGACCACGTGGTCGAGCGCCTGCGCGACCAGCCCGGCTACCGCTGGACCAATACCAACACCATGGCGCTGTACGACGCGCGCGACGCGACCCTGCCCGCGCCGCTGCGCACGATCGGGCCCGGCCTGCACGACGACATCGACATCGGCGGCCGCTACTACGTCGTGCTGGTGCGCCGCGTCGACGCGCGCACGCTGCTGCTCACGCTCGACGTCACCGATTTCGAACAGCGCGAGGTGCATACCGCGGTGAATGTCGTGGGCGTCGCGCTCGGCCTGATCGTGGTGCTGGGCCTGATCGTCGCCTGGATCGCCAACCGCATGGTGCGCCCGCTCAGCCGCATGGCCGAACAGATCGGCGACCTGCGCCCGGACCTGCCGGCGCAGCGCATCGACGTGCGCGAGTCGGCCAGCTCGGAGCTGCACGTGATCGCCGATGCGCTCAACGACTACCTGCAGCGCAATGCGCGCTTCGTCGAGCGCGAACGCACCTTCATCGACACCGCCAGCCACGAGCTGCGCACGCCGATCGCGGTGATTTCCGGCTCCGCCGAACTCGCCCTGCAGCAGCCCGGCCTGCCCGCGCCGACGCAGCAGCAGCTCGGCCGCATCCGCCGCACCGCGCGCGACGTCGAGCAGCTGATCTCGCTGCTGCTGGTGCTGGCCAAGGATCCGGCGCGGCTGGCGCGCGCCAGCGAACGCGTCGCGCTCGACCAGTTGCTGCCGGCGATCGTCGAAGACCATCGCCACCTCACCCGCGACAAGGCGCTGACGCTCGCGCTGGCGCCGTTGCCGCAGGTCGAGATCAGCGCGCCGCTGCCGATCGTGCAGGCCGCGATCGGCAACCTGCTGCGCAACGCGATCGAGCACAGCGATCGCGGCGAGATCCGCGTCCGCCTGCTGGCGCCGGCGACCGTGGTGATCGACGACCCCGGCCACGGCATGACCCCGGAGGAAATCAGCGCGATCTACGCGCGCATGGCGCGCGGGGGCAACGGCGACCGCGGCGACGGCATCGGCCTGGACCTGATCTCGCGCCTGTGCGAACACCTCGGCTGGCGCCTGAGCCTCGCCTCGGACCAGGGCCGCGGCACGACCACGACGCTGAGCTTCACCAATACGTGAGATGAGCGGCCCCGAGTCGCGCGCCAGCCTTGCTGCGCGCGCTCGCGGCTGGCGCCGGCGTCAACCGACCTTCTGGAATTCGATCGGCGCCGCCGGCTGCAACCACGGCAGCAGCCAGTGGTCGACCAGCAGGAACGCGAACAGCGCCATCAGGTAGACGATGGAATAGCTGAAGACCTTCATCGCATAGAGCTCGTCCGGCGGATCCATCAGCTTCCACGCGTGCCAGATGAACATCGCACCGAGCACCAGCGCGCCGCCCAGGTAGAACCAGCCGCTCATGCCCGCCGCGAACGGCAGCACGGTCACCACCACCAGCAGCACGGTGTAGAACAGGATCTGCCAGCGCGTGTACTGCACGCCGTGGGTGACCGGCAGCATCGGCACCATCGCCTTGCGGTAGTCCTCGCGGCGGAAGATCGCCAGCGCCCAGAAATGCGGCGGCGTCCACACGAAGATGATCAGCACCAGCAGCAGCGCGTGCGACCAGTCCCATTCGCCCTGCATGCCGGTGATCGAAGCCCAGCCCAGCAGCGGCGGCGCCGCGCCGGCGATGCCGCCGATGACGATGTTCTGCGGCGTGGCGCGCTTGAGGAACACGGTGTAGACCACCGCATAGCCGATCAGCGAGGCGAAGGTGAGCAGCGCGGTGATGGTGTTGACCCACAGCACCAGCACCAGCATCGACAGCGCGCCCAGCACCAGCGCGAACGCCAGCGCCTGCCGCGGGGTGATCTGCCCGGCGACGATCGGGCGCCACGAGGTGCGCGCCATCTTCGCGTCGATGCGCGCGTCGAGCAGCTGGTTGATCGCCGCCGCGCTCGATGCCGCCAGCCAGATGCCGAGGAAGCCGAGCAGGCCGCGGCGGGTTTCCTCCGCGGTCGGCAGGCCGTCGATCGCCAGCAGCATGCCCACCAGCGCGGTGAACACGATCAGCGCGACCACGCGCGGCTTGGTCAGGTCGAAATATTGCCGGATGACGGCCGGGCGCAGCGTGCCGCTCATGGGCTCAGTACTCCGGTGCGCGCAAACGCGCCAGCAGCGACACCAGCACGAACAGCAGCAGCGCCGCGCCCGCGTTGTGCAGCACGGCGACGGCCAGCGGCAGGCCGAGCTTGACGTTGGCGATGCCCAGCGCGACCTGCGCCAGCACCAGCGCGGCCAGCAGGCCGCCCCAGCCACGCATGCCGGTGGTGCGCAGCAGCTTCACCGCGAACCACGACAGGTACACGAACACGACCGCCGCCATGATCCGGTGCGCCAGTTGGATCGCGATGCGCGAGGCGCCGTCGAGGATGCCGCCTTCGTAGTCGACGCCGATGCCACGCCACAGCACGAAGCCTTCGCCGAAGTCGTGCGGCGGCCACCAGCGGCCCACGCACTTGGGGAAATCGTTGCCGCAGGCGAGCGCGGCGTAGTTGGCGCTGGTCCAGCCGCCCAGGGCGATCTGCAGCGCCAGCACGACCAGGCCAATGACGATGAGGCGACGCATCGCCACCGCTTCGGCCACGCGGATCGGCTGGTCGGTCGCGCGCCACGCCATCCACGCGAGCAGCCCGAAGGTGGTGAGGCCGCCAAGCAGGTGGCCCATCACCACGATCGGCTTCAGCAGCCAGGTCACCGTCCACATGCCGAGCAGCGCTTGGAAGATGATCACCGCCAGGGTGAGCACGGCGACGCGACTGAGGTCGCTGTTGCTCCAGCGCCACGCGGCCAGCAGCAGCACCGCTTCACCCGCCACCGCCAGCACCGAAGCGGCGCCGTGCTGCCCGCGCATGTACAGCGGGATCGCCACCGCGACCAGCACAGCCGCGACGACCACCTGCAACGCGCCCTTTGCGCGCTTGCGCGCGGCGAGCAGGGCCAGGGTGAGCACGAGCACGCCGAGCAGGCCGGCGATCATGCGGTGCACCTGCTCGCGCCAGGCCTTGTGCGTCTCGAACGGGCGGATCGCGCTCGCGGCGTGTTCGCTGACTTCCTGTGCGGCACCGGGCCAGGTGGCGCGGCCGTAGCAGGTCGGCCAGTCCGGGCAGCTCAGGCCGGCGTTGGACAGGCGCACGAAGGCGCCGAACACGATCACGCCCAGCGCGAGCGCGAGCGCGAGCCAGGCGAGGCGATGGAAGTTGCGGGTGGGACGGGTCGTTACGGTCATGCGCAATGCCTAGAGCCTGTCTGCGGTCTCTGCGTGGGCCGCGCCGGGGCTGCGGGCGCGCAGAGCAAGGAAGAGCGAGGGAGTGTATGTCGATACACGACCGAGCGATGACGCGGGGCTGCGCGTCCGCAGCCCCGGCCCTTCGGGTTGCCCCGCAGTTGCGGGGCAACGCGGGCCATGCAGAGATCGTAGGTAGGCTCTCACTTAAGCTTGAGCAGCTTGGCCAGGTCGGAGCGCAGGTCGCCCGGGTCGGCGCCGGCAGCGTAGCGCAGAATCACGAACCCGTTCGGATCGATCACGTAGACCGGCACGCCGCGACCGCCGCTCCATGCGACCTGGTCGGCGCGCGGCAATTGCGCGCGCAGCGCGGCATCGGCCTGCAGCAGGCGCAGGTTGGCCTGCGGCGGCGCGCCGTCGGGCAGCGCGCACGAAGCGCTCGCGCACAGCCACAGCACGTCGACGCGGATGGCTTCGCGCCCGAGCAGTTCCCACACCGTGTGGATGTCCTTCGCCACCTTGGCGCATTCGGCGCCGCAGTCGGCCGGCGGCGCCAGCGCGATGCGCCAGGTGCGGTTGATCGGGGTCCACCGGTAGGCGCTGCCGTCGAGCAGCTTCGGCGCGACGGCGCGCAGGTCCGCGGGCGGCTGCAGCAGCTCGCCCTTGTTCTTCATGCCGTGCGGGCGCCAACCGGAGAAGCGCAATACGCCGGCGAAGATCAGGCTGCCGAAGAAGATCGCGAAGATGCCCAGCAGCAGCACGCGGTTGCGATTGCGGTGGCGGTGGCGGTGGGGCGACATGGCGGGGTTGCTATCGTTCATGGCGTGCTTTGCGGAACGTCAGGATCAGGGCCGTGACCAGCACGGCGGTGGCCAGCGCGAACCACTGCAGCGCGTAGCCGCGGTGGCGATCGGGCGGGAGGGTGTTGGCCAGCAGTTGCAGGTCGCGCTCGTAGCCCAGCGGCAGCGCCGGGTCCAGGCGCAGCACCCGCGGCGCCAGCGGCGCGGACAGGTGCAGTTCGCGCGCAACCACGGCGGCGTCGATGCGCGTGAGCACCCAGCCGTCGCCCTGGCGGACGATGCCGCGGCCCAGGGCGAGTCCGGCGGACGGCGGCGCCGTCAGCAGGCCGCGTAGTTGCATGCGCCCGGCGGGCCGCGCGATCGCCGGCATGGCGCGATTGCCCGGCAACGGCAGCCAGCCCAGGTCGACCAGCAACGGCGGCGCGCCCTCGGGCCGGAACAGGCGATACGCGTGCACGCCGGCACGGCCGTTGCGTTGCTGGTTGTCGAGCCACAGCGGACCGCGCGCATCGAATTCGCCCCAGCCGGCGCTCCAGTCGTAGTCGTGCGCGCGCGCGGCATTCGCGGCCGCGGCGAGCGGCACGGCCTGGCGCTGCGCCAGCACCTTGTCGACCGCGGCGAGCATCGCCTGCTTCTCGACCGCGCGCTGCGTCTGCCAGAGGCCCAGTCGCGCGAACAGCGCGATCGCCAGCACCGCCAGGGTCCAGCCGACGACGAGGTTGCGCCGGCGGCTCACGCGCAGGTTCCCGGCGGCTGCGATAATGCGCAGGCAGGTGCGCTCGACGCGTGCCGGAGCGTCGCCATGAAGACCTTGCTGATCATCGCCGTCCTGATCCTCATTCTCTGGAACCTCGGTGCCGGCCTCTATTACATGATGGTCGACAAGGGCGAGAGCAAGCGCACGGTGAATGCGCTGACCCGCCGCATCGCGCTGTCCGTCGCGCTGATCATCGGCGTCGTCATCGCCGCCAAGATGGGCTGGATCGAGTTCCACGGCATCGGCCGCAACCCCTGAGCCCCGCCCCGCTCGCCGCAATCGCGGCGAGCCGTGCCAAACCGATACCCACAAAAGCAAAAGGCCCGGGACTTCGGCTCTGCAGCCTCAGCCCGGGCCTTCGCGTGTCGCCTTACAGCACGTAGACGAACAGGAACAGGCCCAGCCACACCACGTCGACGAAGTGCCAGTACCAGGCCACCGCTTCGAACGCAAAGTGGTCGTCCTTGCTGAAGTGGCCCTTGGCGCAGCGGAACCAGATGATCGCCAGCATGATCGTGCCCAGCGTCACGTGCGCGCCGTGGAAGCCGGTGAGCATGAAGAAGGTCGAACCGTAGATGCCCGAACCCAGGGTCAGGTTCAGTTCCTTGTAGGCGTGGATGTATTCCTCGCCCTGGAAGAACAGGAACAGGCAGCCCAGCGCCACGGTGGCGCCGAGGAAGATCAGCAGCGCCTTGCGGTGGCCGGCCTTCAGCGCGTGGTGCGCGATGGTCACGGTCACGCCCGAGGACAGCAGGATCAGCGTGTTGAGCAGCGGCAGGCCCCACGCCGGCACCGTCTGGTAGATGCCGCCGATGCCGCCCGGGCCGTTGGTCGGCCAGCCCGCGGCGTAGCCGTCCCACAGCAGCGCGTTGGTCATGACGCCGTCGCCTTCGCCCGACAGCCACGGCAGCGCGAGCTGGCGGGCGTAGAACAGGGCACCGAAGAACGCGGCGAAGAACATCACCTCGGAGAAGATGAACCACACCATGCCCATGCGGAACGAGGTGTCGACCTGCTTGTTGTAGTTGCCCTTGATCGACTCGCGGATCACGTCGCCGAACCAGCCGAACAGCACGCCGGCCATCAGCGCGATGCCGAAGAAGAACACCGGCTTGCCCCAGCTGGTGGCGTTGAACCAGCTGGCCAGGCCGACCATAGTGGTGAACAGCGCGATCGAGCCGAGGAA
It encodes:
- the cyoE gene encoding heme o synthase — translated: MSGTLRPAVIRQYFDLTKPRVVALIVFTALVGMLLAIDGLPTAEETRRGLLGFLGIWLAASSAAAINQLLDARIDAKMARTSWRPIVAGQITPRQALAFALVLGALSMLVLVLWVNTITALLTFASLIGYAVVYTVFLKRATPQNIVIGGIAGAAPPLLGWASITGMQGEWDWSHALLLVLIIFVWTPPHFWALAIFRREDYRKAMVPMLPVTHGVQYTRWQILFYTVLLVVVTVLPFAAGMSGWFYLGGALVLGAMFIWHAWKLMDPPDELYAMKVFSYSIVYLMALFAFLLVDHWLLPWLQPAAPIEFQKVG
- a CDS encoding cytochrome c oxidase subunit 3; its protein translation is MAQAHADAHHYFVPHSSRWPFLGSIALFTTMVGLASWFNATSWGKPVFFFGIALMAGVLFGWFGDVIRESIKGNYNKQVDTSFRMGMVWFIFSEVMFFAAFFGALFYARQLALPWLSGEGDGVMTNALLWDGYAAGWPTNGPGGIGGIYQTVPAWGLPLLNTLILLSSGVTVTIAHHALKAGHRKALLIFLGATVALGCLFLFFQGEEYIHAYKELNLTLGSGIYGSTFFMLTGFHGAHVTLGTIMLAIIWFRCAKGHFSKDDHFAFEAVAWYWHFVDVVWLGLFLFVYVL
- a CDS encoding COX15/CtaA family protein, which encodes MTVTTRPTRNFHRLAWLALALALGVIVFGAFVRLSNAGLSCPDWPTCYGRATWPGAAQEVSEHAASAIRPFETHKAWREQVHRMIAGLLGVLVLTLALLAARKRAKGALQVVVAAVLVAVAIPLYMRGQHGAASVLAVAGEAVLLLAAWRWSNSDLSRVAVLTLAVIIFQALLGMWTVTWLLKPIVVMGHLLGGLTTFGLLAWMAWRATDQPIRVAEAVAMRRLIVIGLVVLALQIALGGWTSANYAALACGNDFPKCVGRWWPPHDFGEGFVLWRGIGVDYEGGILDGASRIAIQLAHRIMAAVVFVYLSWFAVKLLRTTGMRGWGGLLAALVLAQVALGIANVKLGLPLAVAVLHNAGAALLLFVLVSLLARLRAPEY
- a CDS encoding twin transmembrane helix small protein; this translates as MKTLLIIAVLILILWNLGAGLYYMMVDKGESKRTVNALTRRIALSVALIIGVVIAAKMGWIEFHGIGRNP
- a CDS encoding SURF1 family protein produces the protein MSRRRNLVVGWTLAVLAIALFARLGLWQTQRAVEKQAMLAAVDKVLAQRQAVPLAAAANAARAHDYDWSAGWGEFDARGPLWLDNQQRNGRAGVHAYRLFRPEGAPPLLVDLGWLPLPGNRAMPAIARPAGRMQLRGLLTAPPSAGLALGRGIVRQGDGWVLTRIDAAVVARELHLSAPLAPRVLRLDPALPLGYERDLQLLANTLPPDRHRGYALQWFALATAVLVTALILTFRKARHER